A window of bacterium genomic DNA:
GCCACACTCGATGGTTGGCAAACACACGCTGTTAAGTACATGGCAGGTGAAAAGGCAAGTCACATGATTCTGTTTTATTGCGATGAGGCAGGTAACACCGGAGCGAACATTGACGACTCCAGTCAACCGTATCACTATGTTCTCGCACTGGGAGTTGATGAGGCTAAGTGGACGAGCATTAAGACGGCTTACTACGCACTTATCAAGGCCGTGCTGCCGCGCATCGGAGTTGATAGTTCGAACTGTCCGTACCCAATCCTCCCCGCCGATTTTGAGCTACACGCATGCGAAATATGGCATCGCAAAGGTGTTCACTTCAGGAACCTGAGCATGCACGATCGTGTTAATCTGATTCAGGGCGCGGCTGAGATTATAGATCGTCATAAATGCGAGATAGTATACGGGCGGTGTCCGAAGTCAAAGCTGGCAAAGTACTCTTCACCGGCCCATCCGCATTGGTGCGCCGCGTTGATCTGCTTGGAGCGGATCGCACGCGTCTGCACCAGAAACAACGCTCTTGCAGTTGTGGTTGCTGACCAAAACCTCGAGGTTCAGGATATGGTGAAGGACGTTGTGTCGCATTACCGGCACCATGGCCCTCCATTCGGTCCAGCTCAGAATCTGCAATGTATCACGGACAACGTGCATTTTATGGATTCGCGTGGCAGCGAGCACATGCAACTCGCAGATGTCTGTACATGGCTGATTGCGCGTAACGAGAGACGGGCCAACGGAATCGACCCAGCGTTGGCCCAAGCCCACAAACTCGTGAGGCAGAACGTCTCCGATTGGCGCAGCTTTCCGTACTAAAGACTTGTATTAATACAAGTTGTCGAATGTACATTTGTTCACTTTCCCTTGACAACTGGATATTCCTTTAGTATATTATGCCCTGACGACTGGTCAGGGCCGCCACTAGGCGACTCCGGGCCGCAAGGTCCCCGGCCGTCACCTTTTATGACCTTGCGGAGACACCTAGTTTTCGCGAGGTTTTTTTCGTCGTGACGTGGCAAGTGGCAGCACCTGCCACAACAAAACGCGCGGGGTAAGGACACCCCGCGCGGCGATATTACCGATTACTCTTTTGCGCTATGGTCTTCTGTACACATCCGTGCTCACATACTTCAGCCCCGAGTCGGCCAACAGTGTGACGACCTTGGCCTTTGGGCCAAGCTGCGCGGCGACCTGAAGTGCAGCGATAACGTTCGCGCCGGAAGAGGTTCCGGCAAACAGCGCTTCTTCGCGCGCTAAACGCCGCGCCATCTCTTTGGCGTCGTCGGTTTTGACGGGCAGGATCTCATCGATGAGTGACGGTTCCCAGAGGGGCGGAGTGTAGCCGATGCCTACGCCTTCGATCTTGTGGGGTCCGGCCTGACCGCCTGTCAGCACCGCCGATTCAGCAGGTTCCACAGCGATGATTTTGATATCCGGTTTGTGCCGCTTCAGGGCTGTAGCTACGCCACGCAAAGATGCCGCCGTGCCCACGCTGTGCACAAAGGCGTCAATCTCTCCCTGGGTCTGATTCCAGATCTCCTCGCCCAGCGGAAAGTAACCCGCAATGGCATCTTCATTGTAGAGCTGGTTGGTCCAGTAGGTGTCAGGCTCCATGCTGATCTCGCGCGCCGCTTCAATCATATCCAGAATCAGTTTCTTGGTGGTCAGCCCGCCCTCGCTGCGGACCAGCGTCAACTCCGCCCCCAGCGCCGTCATCTGATCGAGCTTCTCGCGGCTGAAGGCATCGGACGAGACAATCTGCAGCGGATAGCCTTTGGCCGCGCAGACCAGCGCCAGCGATGCACCTGTGCTGCCGCCCGTGTATTCGACCACGCGGCCACCGGGCTTCAGGCGGCCATCTTCTTCCGCCCGCGAAATCACCGCCAGCGCCATCCGGTCTTTCATGCTGCCGGTGGGATTCTCCCATTCGAGCTTCACAAAAATGTTCGCGCCGTGGGGTGGAACCACCTTGCGCAACCGAACCAGGGATGTATTGCCAATCGCATCGAGAATATGCATGGAGTGAGCCCTCCGTGTTATCTGCCTTTCCACCAAGTTAGTATCGCGGTCCCTCAAAGTCAAGACTTATGAGATTTGATTTCAAAACCTTGTTCACGCTCAGCGTGTTGCTCTGTTTGCCGCTGTCGCTGCTTGCCCAGCCGGACAGCACGGCCGGCAAGCGTCACGCGCAGGAGCCCGAGCGGATCCTGTGGATGGAGAATGTGCAGAATGCCTATCCGCGCTGGTCAAAGGATGGCTCGAAGATTCTCTTCCAGTCTAACCGCAGCGGCAAATGGCAGATCTATGTCATGAACCGCGACGGCTGGCACGAGGGCCAGATTACCCGCGACAGTTCCAACAACAATTTGCCGGACTGGTCGCCGGATAATTCCATGCTGGCCTTTGTCTCGGACCGTGGCGGAAATGAAGATGTCTATGTGATGAGCATGGATGGCCGGGGGCTGAAGAATCTCTCCAATCATCCCGGACGGGACATTCATCCCTACTGGGCGCCGGACGGCAAAAGCCTGCTGTTCAATTCCAACCGGGACCGGGCAGACGGCTTCGAAATCTACCGCGTGAATGTGGACGGCAGCAAACTGAAGCGGCTGACCAACAGCCCCGATGTCAAAACCTGTGCGCGGTTCTCACCTGACGGAAAGAAGATTGTCTATCTCAGCGGCGGAACCAATGATGATGTGGTGGTGATGAATGCCAACGGTACCAACCCCGTCAACCTGACCAAGAGTGCCGCGGCGGAAGGCTGGCCGGCCTGGTCGCCGGATGGAAAAAGAATTATCTATTCCTGCGATGAGCCCGGCACCTTCAGCCTCTATTTTATCCATCCCGACGGCTCCGCGCGCCGGCAAATCACCTTTCCCCAGCCGCCGTACCGCGATGCCCGCGCCATGATTTCTCCCGACGGTTCCATGCTGGTGTTCAACCGCCAGACGGAAACCACCATCGGCATCTACACTCTGAACCTTCCCGCCTCAAACGCGACAAAGTAACGGGACCAGAGAGAACCGCGCCTTCCCATGCCCAGCCTGCGTCTTTTCCTTTTCGCGATGTTAACCGTCCTGTCCGCCCGTGCTGCCGAGCCGCTGTGGGTGCAGGATGATTGCTACATGCGCTACAATCCGGACAAGACCGGCCCCGGACGCAGCACGCTGGTAGGGTATGTGTTCGACAAGGACCGCAATCTGCCCATCCGCAACGCCGAAATTGCGCTCGCGGCGGATTTTGTGGATTCAACAGGCGGCGGCCATACCTGCTGCTGTTACCGCGCTCGAAGTAATGAGCAGGGCCGCTATGCCGTGCAGGACATTGCTCCCGGCTACCGCACCCTGTCCGTCACTGCGGACGGTTACTGGACCTACTTTCAGGAAATCACCATCACGCAGGACACCGCGCGGATCGCCAATTTCGAGTTGTCCGCTGCCACCCCTCACGATTCCCTGCTTTCCGGGTCGGTCACAGGCCGCGTGTGGGATGCCGTGCGCCGCCTGCCCCTTGCCGGTGTCACGGTCTCCGACAGCACCCATTCCGCCCTCACCGATGCCGACGGCGTCTTCCTGCTGCCCAATCTTTCCCCCGGCGGGCATATCCTGAGTTTCACGCATCCCGGTTACATCTTGGAGCAACATCTTGTCATCATCACCACCGCCTTTTGCTCTGAAGACGTGATCTTAAAGCCCATGCTACGGCCATAGCCGACTCCCGTCAAGACGTGGCCAAAGGCCGCGTGTCGGAGCGGAGGACCTAAGACCCGCCCGTTAATCTAAGAACATCCTTATGCAACCTGCCCTTCGATTCCCATCACGTGTCATTGCTCTGGCCGCTGCAATGCTGCTGCTTGCCGCAATGGTCTTTGCGCAGACGGGTGCGATCAAGGGCCATGTGGTCGATGAAATCGGGGACGGGATCAACCGCTCCTTTGTCGTCGCGCTGCATGCGGACTCCGCAACGATGGCCAACAGGCAGGATGGAAGTTATGTTCTCCGTGGTTTGCCGGCAGGCTTCGATACCCTGAAATTCTCCGCCGCCGGATATAGCATTGTCTATCAACCGGTTGTGGTAATCGCGGACTCCGAAATTGTTGTAGATCAAGTAATGATGGAAGCCAGCTCCTGGACAGATGGTGATTACCATTTTCCTTCGGATGTTCTGCCTCGAATGGAAACCAAGCGGGGGCACTCCTCCATTATTGGAAAAATTCTGCCGCTAATTCCGCGCGAACGACTCGCTCGTCCGACGTATGTCGTACTGTGGAAGGACGGCATTGATGAGCGGGGCAATGGCTACACGACGCAGCTCACCTATCATGGGAAGATCACAGAGGATGGCACCTTCGTCATAGATGATGTTGAGCCGGGCTGCTATTCGGTCGTCGCACGCCGGTCAGGCTTCTATGCGGAAACGCGTAAAATACGGGTGGAGGCGAATCAAACCATCCGGCTGGATTTTCCGCTCTGTTGGCCCGGGGGTCGTGACACCACACAACCCGCCTCGGTATTGGGTCGGCTCTGGAATCAGAAATCCCGCGCTCCATTTACCGGCGCCTCGGCTACGCTCTTTGAAAAAGGTGGGTCGACGGTTCAAACAGATGCCTTCGGAATGTACTGTTTCCAAAATGTGACACGCGGAACGCATCTTCTAAAGCTCTCTGCTTCGGGTTACGCCACCGAATGGGTCTCTTTCAATGTCGAGAACGGGATGACAAACTGGGTGCATGAGAGTATGCTCCGTCCAGCCTGGGTCCCGGACCCTCAACTGGGCACAGTCAAAGGCCATGTCTTCGAACGCGATATTTATGATCCTGCCATGGGTGCTGTTGTAATGTTGCTGGATACATCCTACAAGTCGCATCCGGGCTCGTCGTTAAAAAGTTATCTCCGTAGCCACGCCGATATCAAAAACCGCGGATACATTCTGCGGGACATCAAACCGGGCCGCTACATTCTAAGAGTTGACGCCGTAGGTTACTCGCGCCAAGAAAAAGAGGTGATCGTTGCCGCAGATTCTGTCAGCATCGAGAACATCCAAATGCGATAGGCGCTAATCCAAGGGGAAGAAATCGAGAACCGGTCTTCCACACCGCATTTTCCCGCGTCGCCTGACCATTGCTCAAAACGCCGCCGACCACCAAGTAGCGTGACGCACTGTACGACTGCCACCACCTGTTTTCGCAGGCTGTCTCTTCCTCGGAACCCCATCTCTTCTTTTAAGGTTTAATACGACACACTGGATCTAAGAGTGACACAATTATGAATCGGTATCGTTGAATTCCTCACCGGCCTGATGGGATCAGGCCCAAACTGCTGATCGCTATGACCTAAGCTCCGGCTTGTTGCCCCTGCTTGGCCGTGGCATCGGTCAAGCAAGGAGCAAACATGAGTACGAACGGAGAGAATTTCCGGGACGCGCTGGAGCAGATCTGCATGGATGTCATCGCCCCCAATGCGGCGGCGGTGGATCGCAGCGGCAGTTTCCCGCAACAGTCCGTAGACGCGCTGAAGGCGGCAGGACTATTGGGGGCGGTCAGCGCCAAAGAGGTCGGTGGTTTGGGTTTAGGAATGCGCGGCGCGGCAGACATCGTGCGGCGCACCGCCGAGGCGTGCGGCTCCACCGCTATGGTGGTGTGCATGCACTTCTGCGGCACAGCGGTGCTGGAAGCTTATGGCGACAAAGAGACGCGCCGGGCCGCGGCCTCGGGCGCGCATTTCAGCACGCTCGCCTTCAGTGAAGCCGGATCGCGCAGCCACTTCTGGTCTCCGGTCAGCACCGCCCGCACCAACGGCAGAGGTGTGATGCTCGATGCCAAAAAGAGTTGGGTCACGTCGGCTACCACCGCCACGGCCTATGTGTGGTCCTCTAAGCCCTTGAACGCAGAAGGGTTAAGTACCCTTTGGCTGGTGCCGGCCAAGACCCAAGGCCTCACCGTGTACGGCCCGTTTGACGGCTTGGGCTTGCGGGGCAATGACTCCTCGCCGATTGCGGCGGCTGGGGTGCATGTGCCTACCACGGCGATGCTCGGCGCGGACGGCCAGGGCTTTGACATTATGATGGGCACTGTGCTGCCGATGTTCAGTGTGCTGAATGCCGCCTGCACCATTGGTCTGATGGAAGGCGCCGTCAAGCGCACGGCAACACATGCCGCGGACATCCGCCATAGTGATACCGGTACGTCGCTGGCCGATCTGCCGACCGTTCGCAATTACATCGCCCGCATGCGGGTCAAGACCGATATGGCCAGAACGCTGCTCGACGATACGATCACCGCTCTCGAAGCCGGACGCGCCGACGGCATGCTGCGCGTGCTCGAATGCAAGGCGGCTGCAGGCGAAGCGGCGACGGAGGTGCTGGATACTGCCATGCGGGTCTGCGGCGGCGCTGCCTTTCGCAAGGATGTCGGCGTGGAACGTTACTTCCGCGATGCCCGCGCCGCCGGCGTGATGGCTCCCACGACAGACGTGCTCTATGACTTCATCGGCAAGGCGGTCTGCGGACTGCCGCTCTTCTAAAAAGGAACGAAACCGATGAATGATTCAACCCTGATACTCGGAGCGGTGGCTTACGATCCTAAAGTGGTCACCATCTGGAACGGCTTCCGCGACTACTTCCGCGCCCACGGTCTCGCCTTCGACTACATTCTCTTTTCCAACTATGAGCGGCAGGTGCAGGCGCACTTTGCCGGCGTCATCCATGTCGCCTGGAATTCACCCTTAGCCTGGCTCCAATCGCAGCAGCTTGCCGCCTCGCGGGGACGCCGCGCCGAAGCCATCTGCATGCGGGACAGTGATCGCGATCTGACCTCCGTGGTGCTGGTGCGCGCGGACAGCGCCATTGCTACGGTCACCGATCTAACAGGCAAACGTGTCGCCGTCGGAGCCAAGGATTCGCCGCAAGCCACGCTCATCCCTCTCGAACATCTTTCGCAAGCCGGCCTGAAACCCAACACAGATTTCGCTGTCATTTCCTTCGAAGTGCTGGTTGGTTTGCATGGCGATCACATTGGCGGCGAACGCGATGCCGTCGGCGCGCTCTTGGATGGGACCGCCGATGCCGCCTGCATCCTTGAAGGCAACCACGCCGCCTTTCTGGCCGATGGCACACTCCCCAGCCATGCAACCCGCATCCTCTCCCGCACGACCCCTTTCGATCACTGCAATTTCACCGTACTCGACGGCGCACCGGCTGAACAGGTAAACCGTTTTCGAGAGCTGCTGCTGGCCATGAGCTATGCTGATCCGCAGGTCAAGCCGCTCTTGGATCTCGAAGGCCTGAAATGCTGGAAGCCCGGCCGCACCAGCGGTTATGCGGTGCTGACCGATGCCGTCGAACGCTTTGGCACCTTAAGAGAATTTGTCCGCAGCAGCGCCGCCGCCATTCCGTCCTGAAAGCCCGAACCACTTTGCTTTGGAGGCGCACTTACCGTGCGCCTTTTTTTCTCTGCGGCCAAACCCTTGACAAACTGTCCTCCTATGTGCTATTATTACTGTGCGGCTAACAACTTGGCCCTTGTAAAGATGCACGTATTCTATGGCCCGCTTTACTGATCATTTTCAGATTTTCAGTCCGCGCGCCGGGCGAGGTCTCGCTCAGCGGACCTTTCAGTATTTCAGATTTTTCTTCAAGGAGGTCTTATGTATGCGTGCCAATGGCATTTCGATATTCCTTTCGGGAAGCAGACAGAGGTGCTGGACATTATGAAGCGCTGGGAAGAGGAGATCGATAAAGATCCACAGTCTCCCAAGGGACGCGGACGGCGGCTGATGGTGGGGCATGTGGGCGCGTCAGCCTCTCATATTATCCACGAACATCTGGTGGATGAACTGTCCGACTGGGATCACGCGCTGAAGATCGTCGCCACAGGCCGCTTTCAAAAGTACTCCGATTCCTTGGCCCCCTTCATCGTCCCCGGCAGCCAGCACTGGATAATCTACCGCGTACATGGTATAACCACCGTCTGAAGTTCAATAGCAAAACAAGACAAATTTCGCACGAATATGCATCACATATACTTACTCTAACTATATATCATATTTACAGGTGATCTGAATATGCAAGAGATACTCTGTGCTCATACCTATTGGAAAGTCAAGCCGGGCCGCGAGGATGATTTCCTGCTGACATGGCAAGGGCTGGCCGACATCTTCTCTTCTTTGGCAAATCCTCCCCTGTGGGGCACCGTGATTCAAGGGATCAAGGATCCCAGCATCTTCTACTCTATCGGTCTGTGGGGCAGTCATGAAGACATTGCTGCCATGCGTGCCGATCCGCGCGTTCGAAAGATCCTGCGAAAGGCCCGGAGCCTTTGTCTGGAAATCACGGCCGCCAACATGGTAGCGGATGTGACCGCGTAATTGAAGCGGCATACAGAACGCATAAGCATCAAGGGCGGCACAACAAGGTCGCCTTTATTGTTGACTTTTCGCTTCAACTTTGTAAATTGTTAGAGGAAATAAACATGAACCCTATGGCGATGGATCAACATATACCGAATAAGAACAACACCCTGACGCCCACGCGGGAAAATTACCTGCGCGCACTGTATCAGCTTTCGCGTTCCGGGGCCGGGGTGCGGCTGACGGATCTGGCGCGGATGCAGGGGGTTCGGCTGCCGACGGCCCGCCATGCGGTGGACTGTCTGCGCGATGCCGGTCTGGTGGCACAGGAAAGCTATGGCTTGATCACGCTCACTGGTCCGGGCCGTACAACGGGCCGGGCGATCTGCGACCGCTTTGACCTCACCCGCAAATTCCTGATTGATGTGCTGGGCGTTCCCGAAGAGGTTGCCGAGCGGGAGGCATGCATCATGGAGCACCACCTCGATGACGACACGCTCAACCGTCTGGCCGCCTTTGTCAAAAAAGTCACGGATGCGCCGGGCCGCAAGCCCTTCGATCTGCTCCCGCTGCAAGCGCAGTAGCCTGCCGCAGCCAGGAAAGCGTACACCGCCGGCGTGGCGCCTGAATCTGTATTCGGATTCCCTGTAGATAAAGTAACACTCTTCATTAATGACTGGAGGACCGAACCATGTGGAAAGACTTTAAAGTTTTCATTATGCGCGGCAACGTGGTGGACCTGGCCGTCGGTATTATTATCGGCGCGGCCTTCGGCACCATTGTCAGCTCACTGGTCAATGACATTGTCATGCCCCCCGTCGGTCTGGCGCTTGGGCAGATGGACTTCTCCAATCTCTTTGCGGTCGTCAAGGAAGGGGTGACCCCCGGTCCGTATCTTACTCCGGCGCAGGCCAAAGCGGCGGGTGCGGTGACGGTCAACTACGGTCTGTTCATCAACACGATCATTAACTTTCTGATCGTGGCCTTTGCGGTTTTCCTTCTGGTGCGGGGTGTCAGCAAATTGCACCGCAAGGAAGCCTCGGCACCGGCGGCAGAACGGCTTACCCGGCCTTGCCCGTATTGCCTGACCGAAATTCCCGCCCGGGCGACCCGTTGTGCCCACTGCACCTCGGAAT
This region includes:
- a CDS encoding carboxypeptidase regulatory-like domain-containing protein, which codes for MQPALRFPSRVIALAAAMLLLAAMVFAQTGAIKGHVVDEIGDGINRSFVVALHADSATMANRQDGSYVLRGLPAGFDTLKFSAAGYSIVYQPVVVIADSEIVVDQVMMEASSWTDGDYHFPSDVLPRMETKRGHSSIIGKILPLIPRERLARPTYVVLWKDGIDERGNGYTTQLTYHGKITEDGTFVIDDVEPGCYSVVARRSGFYAETRKIRVEANQTIRLDFPLCWPGGRDTTQPASVLGRLWNQKSRAPFTGASATLFEKGGSTVQTDAFGMYCFQNVTRGTHLLKLSASGYATEWVSFNVENGMTNWVHESMLRPAWVPDPQLGTVKGHVFERDIYDPAMGAVVMLLDTSYKSHPGSSLKSYLRSHADIKNRGYILRDIKPGRYILRVDAVGYSRQEKEVIVAADSVSIENIQMR
- a CDS encoding acyl-CoA dehydrogenase family protein, whose translation is MSTNGENFRDALEQICMDVIAPNAAAVDRSGSFPQQSVDALKAAGLLGAVSAKEVGGLGLGMRGAADIVRRTAEACGSTAMVVCMHFCGTAVLEAYGDKETRRAAASGAHFSTLAFSEAGSRSHFWSPVSTARTNGRGVMLDAKKSWVTSATTATAYVWSSKPLNAEGLSTLWLVPAKTQGLTVYGPFDGLGLRGNDSSPIAAAGVHVPTTAMLGADGQGFDIMMGTVLPMFSVLNAACTIGLMEGAVKRTATHAADIRHSDTGTSLADLPTVRNYIARMRVKTDMARTLLDDTITALEAGRADGMLRVLECKAAAGEAATEVLDTAMRVCGGAAFRKDVGVERYFRDARAAGVMAPTTDVLYDFIGKAVCGLPLF
- a CDS encoding PhnD/SsuA/transferrin family substrate-binding protein; this encodes MNDSTLILGAVAYDPKVVTIWNGFRDYFRAHGLAFDYILFSNYERQVQAHFAGVIHVAWNSPLAWLQSQQLAASRGRRAEAICMRDSDRDLTSVVLVRADSAIATVTDLTGKRVAVGAKDSPQATLIPLEHLSQAGLKPNTDFAVISFEVLVGLHGDHIGGERDAVGALLDGTADAACILEGNHAAFLADGTLPSHATRILSRTTPFDHCNFTVLDGAPAEQVNRFRELLLAMSYADPQVKPLLDLEGLKCWKPGRTSGYAVLTDAVERFGTLREFVRSSAAAIPS
- the mscL gene encoding large-conductance mechanosensitive channel protein MscL yields the protein MWKDFKVFIMRGNVVDLAVGIIIGAAFGTIVSSLVNDIVMPPVGLALGQMDFSNLFAVVKEGVTPGPYLTPAQAKAAGAVTVNYGLFINTIINFLIVAFAVFLLVRGVSKLHRKEASAPAAERLTRPCPYCLTEIPARATRCAHCTSELTA
- a CDS encoding cysteine synthase family protein — encoded protein: MHILDAIGNTSLVRLRKVVPPHGANIFVKLEWENPTGSMKDRMALAVISRAEEDGRLKPGGRVVEYTGGSTGASLALVCAAKGYPLQIVSSDAFSREKLDQMTALGAELTLVRSEGGLTTKKLILDMIEAAREISMEPDTYWTNQLYNEDAIAGYFPLGEEIWNQTQGEIDAFVHSVGTAASLRGVATALKRHKPDIKIIAVEPAESAVLTGGQAGPHKIEGVGIGYTPPLWEPSLIDEILPVKTDDAKEMARRLAREEALFAGTSSGANVIAALQVAAQLGPKAKVVTLLADSGLKYVSTDVYRRP
- a CDS encoding DUF3800 domain-containing protein; this encodes MAGEKASHMILFYCDEAGNTGANIDDSSQPYHYVLALGVDEAKWTSIKTAYYALIKAVLPRIGVDSSNCPYPILPADFELHACEIWHRKGVHFRNLSMHDRVNLIQGAAEIIDRHKCEIVYGRCPKSKLAKYSSPAHPHWCAALICLERIARVCTRNNALAVVVADQNLEVQDMVKDVVSHYRHHGPPFGPAQNLQCITDNVHFMDSRGSEHMQLADVCTWLIARNERRANGIDPALAQAHKLVRQNVSDWRSFPY
- a CDS encoding metal-dependent transcriptional regulator — protein: MNPMAMDQHIPNKNNTLTPTRENYLRALYQLSRSGAGVRLTDLARMQGVRLPTARHAVDCLRDAGLVAQESYGLITLTGPGRTTGRAICDRFDLTRKFLIDVLGVPEEVAEREACIMEHHLDDDTLNRLAAFVKKVTDAPGRKPFDLLPLQAQ
- a CDS encoding carboxypeptidase-like regulatory domain-containing protein — translated: MPSLRLFLFAMLTVLSARAAEPLWVQDDCYMRYNPDKTGPGRSTLVGYVFDKDRNLPIRNAEIALAADFVDSTGGGHTCCCYRARSNEQGRYAVQDIAPGYRTLSVTADGYWTYFQEITITQDTARIANFELSAATPHDSLLSGSVTGRVWDAVRRLPLAGVTVSDSTHSALTDADGVFLLPNLSPGGHILSFTHPGYILEQHLVIITTAFCSEDVILKPMLRP